The region TGGTCTCAGCCAGATATCCTGAAATGCTGCCATATTGGCACGCAATGTATTCTCGTCACAGGCACCACTAGAATAATAATCGTAGGCGAGAGTAGTAAGTTTAGTTTTCGCCACCTCTTCCAGGTCGAAAATGTTGATCGACGTGTTGGGCATTTCCAGATTCTTCACAGAAATCTTCCTGTCTGTTTGGGTTATTTTGAGCTGGAGCAAACTCCAGCTATGCACTGGCTATTGCTTGAAAGTAGGTCGTTTGACGACTCCTGCAGTGCAGCCTTGAAATGCATTGCTGTGCTAGTTTACCGCGATTAGCAAAAAAAGCAGACAAGCCAACGCCCAGTTGGCGATGGCTAATCTGTTGACGCGGGAGAAAACCCAAAACGCTTTACTCTTCAACCTTAGCAAGCGTTGTTGGCAAATTTATGACATTTTCCATCTCACCTGTCGAAAAATCTAAATCGCTCAGAAATTATCGTAGTTATCACGAACTCGCGCCATAATCGCTTCCATTTCATCGAGCTGACGCTTAAATTCCTTTCTTTGATTGAGAGCAGCCTTACATTCCTGCTCAACAAAAATAAAACCGATTCCTGCAAGGGGAAACAAAACAACTGAGGTTAGTATTGCCAGTCCACACATAATAATTCTCGCCGAAGGGATTGCCGTTTTGCACTTCGTTGGACACAAACTGGTGTCGCCGACTGTCTAATTAAGCAGCATCTCTGTAAAGGCATTATGTTGACAAACCCTCCTTCTTTTAAGATTTTGTAAAGACGCAAAAGCTTGATATGATGCGGAAGATGGAACACCGGACGTACTATGCAAACACCGAACACAATCACGCGTTTACTGCTTGTCGATGACGACGAAAAATTTTGTCGCCTGATTTCGGATTATCTGTCGCGATTTGGATACGAAGTGCATGCGGTGCACAGTGGCACTGAAGGCGTGCAGGTAGCTAAAGATGACTCCTGGCATGCAATTATTCTGGATGTGATGCTTCCGGGAATGGATGGGTTCGAGGTACTGCAGAAGCTGCGTGAATCCATTGCAACGCCGGTACTGATGCTGACTTCACTGGGAGAAGAAACTGACCGTATCGTTGGTCTGGAGCTAGGTGCCGACGATTACTTGCCCAAAACATCATCACCGCGTGAATTGCTGGCCAGATTGCGCGCCGTGTTGCGTCGTGCCACACGACCACTGCCGGAAACAGCCGAGCAACCAGCGCAAGAAATTGTGATCGGACCGATTCGCATCAATCTCGGCGCACGAGTGGCTTTTCTTGACGAGGAAACGCTGCCACTAACTCCAGTGGAATTCGATATTCTCGTTGTTCTGGCAAATTCGCGAGGGCGCGTCAAATCTAGAGAAGAGTTGATCAACGAAATTCGAGATCGAAACTACGACGTATACGATCGTTCTATTGATGTCCACGTTTCTGCATTGAGAAAAAAGCTGCACGACGATCCTAAATCTCCAAAGTTTATTCGCACAGTTCGTGCGGCAGGATATATGCTGATCCACCCAAATGAGAAACTCTGATGAAAGTGCGGTTTCCACTCTATGCGCAAACGATCAGTTTTCTGCTGATTCACTTGATACTACTTTTGGTGCTCTTTCTAGCTCTCTTCAATACCAAGTTCGGTCCGGGCTGGGACGCAGTTTTATCAAGCCCGATGGGCGATCGCGTGGAAGCAATCGGCTGGGTGATTCAAAAGCAACTGGAAGTAAACAAGCAAGGCGAGTGGAATAATGTACTGGAAGAATTCG is a window of Candidatus Melainabacteria bacterium DNA encoding:
- a CDS encoding response regulator transcription factor, with amino-acid sequence MQTPNTITRLLLVDDDEKFCRLISDYLSRFGYEVHAVHSGTEGVQVAKDDSWHAIILDVMLPGMDGFEVLQKLRESIATPVLMLTSLGEETDRIVGLELGADDYLPKTSSPRELLARLRAVLRRATRPLPETAEQPAQEIVIGPIRINLGARVAFLDEETLPLTPVEFDILVVLANSRGRVKSREELINEIRDRNYDVYDRSIDVHVSALRKKLHDDPKSPKFIRTVRAAGYMLIHPNEKL